The proteins below come from a single Nitrospirota bacterium genomic window:
- the ruvB gene encoding Holliday junction branch migration DNA helicase RuvB, which produces MEEDRGLEVTLRPRTLDEFIGQGRIKENLTVYMTAALQRHEALDHVLFYGPPGLGKTTLAHIISQGLGVGLTATSGPILEKAGDLLAVLTNLQDRDVLFIDEIHRIPKIVEEVLYPALEDRKVDVMIGQGPAARTLKMALRPFTLIGATTRAGLLTSPLRDRFGATFRLEYYDEADLERITLRSGGLLGMEVTPDGAREIAHRSRGTPRIANRHLRRIRDFAQVQKKKSIDAHLAREALTRMDIDSIGLDPMDRKVMLTIIDTFAGGPVGVETLAAAIHEEKRTIEDVYEPYLIQIGFLQRTPRGRMATPQAYDHLKKTPPQKGQNTLF; this is translated from the coding sequence CTGGAGGAAGATCGTGGGCTCGAAGTCACGCTACGACCCCGCACCTTGGATGAATTCATCGGACAGGGCCGCATCAAGGAAAACCTGACCGTCTACATGACCGCCGCGCTCCAGCGTCATGAGGCGCTGGATCACGTGCTCTTCTACGGTCCCCCCGGCCTGGGCAAAACCACCCTCGCCCACATCATCAGCCAGGGCCTCGGCGTCGGACTCACGGCCACCTCCGGTCCCATCCTCGAAAAGGCCGGAGACCTTCTCGCCGTGTTGACCAATCTCCAGGACCGCGACGTCCTCTTCATCGATGAGATTCACCGAATTCCCAAGATCGTGGAGGAAGTTCTCTACCCCGCCCTGGAGGACCGGAAGGTGGACGTGATGATCGGCCAAGGGCCGGCCGCCCGCACCCTGAAAATGGCGTTGCGCCCTTTCACGCTTATCGGCGCCACCACGCGCGCCGGTCTCCTCACCTCTCCGCTCAGGGACCGATTCGGCGCCACGTTCCGGCTTGAGTATTACGATGAGGCGGACTTGGAGCGAATCACGTTGAGGTCGGGCGGACTGCTCGGTATGGAGGTGACGCCGGACGGCGCTCGGGAAATTGCCCACCGGTCCCGCGGCACTCCCCGTATCGCGAATCGACATCTCAGACGAATTCGGGATTTCGCCCAGGTCCAGAAGAAGAAATCGATCGATGCCCACCTTGCGCGTGAAGCGTTGACAAGGATGGACATCGATTCCATAGGTCTCGATCCGATGGACCGGAAGGTGATGCTCACCATCATCGATACATTCGCCGGCGGGCCGGTGGGCGTGGAAACGCTCGCTGCGGCGATTCACGAGGAAAAACGCACCATCGAGGATGTGTACGAGCCTTACCTAATTCAAATCGGATTCCTCCAACGAACGCCCCGCGGCCGGATGGCGACTCCGCAGGCGTACGACCATTTGAAGAAGACGCCGCCCCAAAAGGGCCAGAACACACTTTTCTGA
- a CDS encoding DUF4340 domain-containing protein: MTRRIVFAVTVLSLLIAYIFADRWWEKRKEDKKTKETKLFDLKADDVEEITVQMAGKDEKVLVKEGEKTWKLIKPVTDLADEATVRSMTSKIEELNFERVIDEAPSDPSSYGFNPFVVRVAFKAKGKPEPKEFQIGEKTQVGYNQYLRVTGSPRILLTSSSVKSVYDRDLLSLRAKEVVRAERDTIQRLEFMNPKSPKPVVLRRTNEKWVADADPILDLDQESVKNVVRDLVNLRIRDFDDEAPKNLKKFGLVKAAAAYSVEWSTASGVASETVLFGDKVKDKDRFYAKQGSRATVFEVDKYTFDNLNKSLDDLKEKHPLRFNRFDLTALEVDTPSKSYALEKVDGVWTLTKPEKTQARAEVISDLLILLEDAEGKAITKTEKSEYGLSAPQIRVRMKEKEKSHPQITIGNMILKDGKDHVYIRNDGTGMIYLSAAPRIKEILRGLEDLKAPEEKTGPKSN, encoded by the coding sequence ATGACTCGCCGCATCGTATTCGCCGTCACCGTTCTCTCCCTCCTCATCGCCTACATATTCGCCGACCGATGGTGGGAGAAACGCAAAGAGGACAAGAAGACGAAGGAGACCAAGCTCTTCGACCTGAAGGCGGACGACGTGGAGGAGATCACCGTTCAGATGGCGGGCAAAGACGAGAAGGTGCTGGTCAAGGAAGGCGAAAAAACGTGGAAACTCATCAAGCCCGTGACGGATCTTGCCGATGAAGCGACAGTCCGCAGCATGACCTCCAAGATCGAGGAGCTGAATTTCGAGCGCGTGATCGATGAGGCGCCCTCGGATCCCAGCTCGTACGGGTTCAATCCCTTCGTTGTTCGCGTGGCCTTCAAAGCCAAAGGGAAACCGGAGCCGAAGGAATTCCAGATCGGCGAAAAGACACAGGTGGGATACAATCAATATCTCCGCGTCACCGGCAGCCCCCGCATCCTCCTCACCAGCTCCAGCGTCAAGAGCGTGTACGACCGCGACCTTCTCAGCCTCCGCGCCAAGGAGGTCGTGAGGGCCGAGCGCGATACGATACAACGCCTCGAATTCATGAATCCCAAATCGCCGAAGCCCGTCGTCCTCCGGCGCACGAACGAGAAATGGGTCGCGGATGCCGATCCCATTCTGGATCTCGATCAGGAGTCGGTGAAGAACGTCGTCAGGGATCTCGTCAATCTGCGCATCAGGGACTTCGATGACGAGGCGCCGAAGAATCTCAAGAAGTTCGGGCTCGTCAAGGCGGCCGCCGCCTACTCCGTGGAGTGGAGCACCGCTTCCGGCGTCGCGTCGGAAACCGTCCTCTTCGGAGACAAGGTGAAGGACAAAGACCGATTCTACGCGAAGCAGGGATCCCGCGCGACCGTGTTCGAAGTGGACAAGTACACCTTCGACAACCTGAACAAGAGCCTGGATGATCTGAAGGAGAAGCACCCCCTGCGCTTCAACCGATTCGATTTGACCGCCTTGGAGGTCGATACGCCTTCCAAATCCTATGCCCTGGAAAAAGTGGACGGGGTATGGACCCTGACCAAGCCCGAGAAGACCCAGGCCAGGGCCGAGGTCATCAGCGATCTGCTGATTCTCCTCGAAGACGCCGAGGGGAAGGCAATCACGAAGACCGAGAAATCCGAATACGGCCTGAGCGCGCCTCAAATCAGGGTGCGGATGAAAGAAAAGGAGAAGTCCCACCCGCAGATTACCATCGGCAACATGATCTTGAAAGACGGCAAGGACCACGTCTACATCCGGAACGACGGGACGGGAATGATCTATCTCTCGGCAGCTCCCCGTATCAAGGAGATCCTTCGGGGGCTTGAAGACCTGAAGGCGCCTGAAGAGAAAACAGGGCCGAAGTCGAACTAG
- the larA gene encoding nickel-dependent lactate racemase, whose protein sequence is MAFGRNRGYAAAVQMRIRLRYGKKSFYWEDSRLTPRLVQPLESNGRAVAVPHSIGEDFEHYLAGGKDLLVVAPDVTRHCGLHKLFHLILRHAAAAGIPESKVKVLFANGLHRELRIAEMKQILGLLTGSDCVLVNHNARESRDLVSLGHSPKGIKVEVNRAIVEADRILLTGAIGFHYLAGYSGGWKIVVPGVASHDTILAFHKLTLEGGPAVGLGRTQGNPFFEEIHSLGKLLQKPCFAVNTVLAPDGRLLRLFSGDVAKAFREGCDFYRGIFERPIQEKADLAVVSCGGFPKDINLIQAHKAIESGVRAISPGGTLILLAECPDGFGHPQFLEWFAHESSSILYSHLKENFHVYARTAWSILKKTEEYRVLLVSALKHTELLRTGLVACSSLKDALYYSRKMLGSGKPFYVIPEGSWVLPSPEN, encoded by the coding sequence GTGGCATTCGGACGGAATCGGGGCTATGCTGCCGCGGTTCAAATGCGCATTCGACTCCGTTACGGCAAGAAATCCTTCTATTGGGAGGACTCGCGGCTGACCCCGCGGCTGGTCCAGCCGCTGGAATCGAACGGCCGGGCCGTGGCCGTGCCCCATTCGATCGGCGAAGATTTCGAACACTATCTGGCCGGGGGAAAGGACCTCCTGGTCGTGGCGCCGGACGTGACCCGCCATTGCGGACTTCACAAACTGTTTCACCTGATCCTCCGCCACGCCGCCGCCGCCGGCATTCCCGAATCCAAAGTCAAAGTGCTCTTCGCGAACGGCCTGCATCGGGAGCTCCGCATCGCCGAGATGAAGCAAATTCTCGGACTCCTGACGGGTTCGGACTGCGTCCTGGTGAACCACAACGCGCGCGAATCGCGCGATCTCGTTTCCCTGGGCCATTCCCCGAAGGGAATCAAGGTCGAGGTCAACCGGGCCATCGTCGAGGCCGACCGGATCCTTCTCACCGGCGCCATCGGGTTCCACTACCTCGCCGGCTACAGCGGCGGTTGGAAGATCGTCGTGCCGGGCGTCGCCTCACACGACACGATCCTCGCGTTTCACAAATTGACGCTCGAGGGAGGCCCCGCCGTCGGTCTTGGACGCACACAGGGCAACCCGTTTTTCGAAGAGATCCACTCTCTCGGCAAGCTCCTTCAAAAACCCTGCTTCGCTGTCAACACCGTTCTCGCGCCGGACGGCCGACTGCTCCGCCTATTCAGCGGCGACGTGGCCAAAGCGTTCCGGGAAGGATGCGATTTCTACCGCGGCATCTTCGAGCGACCGATCCAGGAAAAGGCGGATCTCGCCGTCGTGTCCTGCGGAGGGTTCCCGAAGGACATCAACCTCATCCAGGCGCACAAGGCCATCGAGTCCGGCGTCCGGGCCATCTCGCCCGGTGGAACGCTGATCCTTCTGGCGGAATGTCCGGACGGGTTCGGCCACCCGCAATTTCTCGAGTGGTTCGCGCATGAATCCTCGAGCATCCTCTACTCGCACCTGAAGGAAAACTTCCACGTCTACGCCCGAACCGCATGGTCCATCCTGAAGAAAACCGAAGAGTACCGCGTCCTGCTCGTCTCGGCGCTCAAGCATACGGAATTGCTCCGAACCGGCCTCGTGGCTTGCAGCTCCCTGAAGGATGCCCTATATTACTCCCGCAAAATGCTCGGCTCCGGAAAACCATTCTACGTTATTCCCGAAGGGAGCTGGGTCCTCCCGTCTCCAGAAAATTGA
- a CDS encoding SAM-dependent chlorinase/fluorinase: MITLTTDFGYRDWFVGSMKGVIKSIAPAADIVDVTHEISPGDIRAASFVLAAAMPYFPKGTIHVAVVDPGVGSGRRAIAVRGQRYTLVGPDNGILTMPMQTDGPCTAVELTDRKFFLSDGSSTFHGRDVFAPVAAHLSRGVSLARMGKPMSRVHRVAVHRPVWRNGIWSGEIVYIDRFGNAITNLEGRKAGGKDVQARVGRMRADGLVPTYDAGKRGQPIALVNSLGLIEMALRGGNAAKRFRIRPGQAVTLIPKRAI, translated from the coding sequence ATTATCACATTGACCACCGATTTTGGGTATCGGGATTGGTTTGTCGGTTCGATGAAGGGTGTCATCAAATCCATTGCGCCGGCGGCAGATATTGTCGATGTGACGCACGAGATTTCTCCGGGCGATATCCGCGCGGCGTCTTTCGTTCTTGCCGCGGCAATGCCCTATTTCCCCAAGGGAACGATCCACGTTGCCGTGGTCGATCCCGGCGTGGGGTCCGGGCGCCGCGCGATCGCTGTGCGGGGGCAACGGTACACCCTGGTGGGACCGGACAACGGCATCTTGACCATGCCGATGCAGACCGATGGCCCGTGCACGGCCGTCGAATTGACCGATCGGAAATTCTTTCTGTCCGATGGGAGCTCGACATTTCATGGGCGTGATGTCTTCGCGCCGGTGGCGGCTCATCTCTCCCGGGGAGTCTCTCTGGCCCGAATGGGAAAGCCGATGAGCCGGGTCCATCGAGTAGCTGTCCACCGGCCGGTATGGAGGAACGGAATATGGAGCGGCGAAATCGTCTACATCGACCGGTTCGGGAATGCGATTACCAACCTCGAAGGCCGCAAAGCTGGGGGGAAGGACGTGCAGGCGAGGGTTGGGCGCATGCGTGCTGATGGCCTGGTCCCTACATACGACGCCGGCAAGAGAGGGCAGCCCATTGCCCTGGTCAACTCGTTGGGACTGATCGAAATGGCTCTACGGGGGGGAAATGCGGCGAAGCGCTTTCGGATAAGGCCCGGGCAGGCCGTGACGCTCATCCCGAAGCGAGCTATCTGA
- a CDS encoding YdcF family protein yields MVKRCLFWMVIVLGAAGGFVYLFQDPVRTAVGSWLIVEDPVETADAIKVMAGDFPAVLLEAVDLYRSGEGKAIVFSPETRPAAWDELEKRGVHAPFSADLNRSSALQLGVAEEDIWVLGPPVQTSREELGVLKGLLIERGVRRLIIVATKPHTRRCRLIAREVLVPEIQVAIKPSRYDDFDPSNWIENRFYFKSVVNEYQKLVNDGLHIVVR; encoded by the coding sequence ATGGTGAAGCGATGTCTTTTCTGGATGGTCATCGTGCTGGGCGCCGCCGGCGGTTTCGTCTATCTGTTTCAAGATCCCGTCCGGACTGCCGTGGGCTCCTGGTTGATTGTGGAAGATCCAGTGGAGACTGCCGACGCGATCAAGGTGATGGCGGGTGACTTCCCGGCCGTTCTCCTCGAAGCCGTCGATCTGTATCGGTCGGGGGAGGGGAAGGCTATCGTGTTCTCCCCCGAAACCCGTCCTGCTGCGTGGGACGAACTCGAAAAGCGCGGGGTGCATGCCCCGTTCTCGGCCGATCTCAACCGGTCCTCCGCACTCCAACTCGGGGTGGCAGAAGAGGATATCTGGGTCCTGGGTCCTCCGGTGCAGACGAGTCGCGAGGAGTTGGGCGTTCTCAAGGGGCTGCTCATCGAACGGGGAGTGCGGCGACTTATCATCGTGGCGACCAAGCCCCATACACGACGATGTCGATTGATTGCGCGTGAGGTGCTCGTACCGGAAATCCAAGTGGCGATAAAGCCCAGCCGGTATGACGACTTCGATCCTTCGAACTGGATCGAGAACCGGTTCTATTTCAAGTCGGTGGTGAACGAGTACCAAAAGCTCGTCAACGACGGGCTCCACATCGTCGTCAGGTAG
- a CDS encoding COX15/CtaA family protein has product MPVQSLDLSASGASRASAFHRLAQVTTGGAFVLICAGGLVTSTGSALAVPDWPLSFGQFFPPMQGGVLFEHGHRMIAGVVGLLVVVLGFWIGARDSRAWVRGLAYAAMGAIVLQAFLGGATVLLKLPPVMSVSHACLAQGVLSLLVVLSVATSPEWIDNRRMETQGTSPTSRGAEPPASASVRRAGRFKVNAPVVTTVLIYIQLILGAIVRHTGLALVPHMIGAGLVAVAVFWSAVGILRQSSGVALSPVSRTSCPPEMSRVRPASRPAALRPLAWTSMGLVLVQVSLGLTLYFVGRFISVTTVHVAVGALLLMTFVVLSLKTAFPGATTGGQAANGIQGRS; this is encoded by the coding sequence ATGCCTGTTCAATCGCTCGATCTGTCCGCATCCGGGGCTTCACGCGCGTCGGCCTTCCACCGCCTGGCGCAGGTGACGACCGGCGGCGCCTTCGTGTTGATTTGTGCCGGAGGGCTGGTGACCAGCACCGGTTCGGCCCTCGCTGTCCCGGACTGGCCGCTCTCATTCGGGCAGTTCTTCCCGCCCATGCAGGGCGGGGTCCTCTTCGAGCATGGCCACCGCATGATCGCCGGCGTGGTGGGCCTCCTGGTGGTCGTGCTGGGATTCTGGATTGGAGCACGCGATTCCCGCGCCTGGGTGAGGGGACTGGCCTACGCCGCGATGGGCGCCATCGTATTGCAGGCGTTCCTGGGCGGCGCGACGGTACTCTTGAAACTTCCGCCTGTGATGTCCGTCAGCCATGCCTGCCTGGCGCAGGGGGTGCTCAGCCTATTGGTTGTCTTGTCCGTTGCGACTTCGCCGGAGTGGATTGATAATCGCCGGATGGAAACTCAAGGAACAAGTCCGACGAGCCGAGGGGCCGAACCTCCCGCCAGTGCCTCGGTACGGAGGGCCGGCCGCTTCAAGGTGAATGCGCCCGTGGTCACCACGGTGCTCATCTACATCCAACTCATTCTCGGCGCGATTGTGCGCCATACGGGGCTGGCATTGGTTCCCCACATGATCGGCGCTGGGTTGGTGGCCGTCGCGGTGTTCTGGTCCGCCGTCGGAATCCTTCGACAATCATCCGGGGTCGCACTCTCACCCGTATCGCGGACGTCCTGTCCGCCGGAAATGTCGAGAGTACGGCCGGCATCACGCCCGGCCGCCCTCCGGCCGCTGGCGTGGACGTCGATGGGGCTTGTTCTCGTCCAAGTGTCACTCGGCCTCACCCTCTATTTTGTCGGACGGTTCATCAGCGTGACCACCGTCCATGTAGCGGTGGGGGCCCTCTTGCTTATGACCTTTGTCGTGCTCAGCCTCAAGACGGCATTTCCAGGGGCGACTACCGGCGGGCAGGCGGCGAACGGGATCCAGGGCCGGTCTTGA